One Diabrotica virgifera virgifera chromosome 3, PGI_DIABVI_V3a genomic window carries:
- the LOC126881881 gene encoding probable ATP-dependent RNA helicase DDX55 homolog, protein MLKNWNDLDVELHSEVKCGIESLKFPTMTPVQAYTIPQLLKKKDVAAEAVTGSGKTLAFLIPILQIMKQRETEEKWGKHQVGAVVLSPTRELALQTRDVLDKLLVDVKNISNILLVGGNSVEEDVNNFKSHGGNIIICTPGRLEDLLTRKYDLNLPKSLKSLEILILDEADRLLDLGFQKSIDTILSYLPRQRRTGLFSATQTKEVENLIRAGLRNPVLVSVSAKATQSTPDLLNNYYMVTKNNGKLANLINFIESKNLQKALLFLPTCACVDYWSHIFPYIVPKKLNLPILAIHGKMKDKRKKILEKFRTADKALLLCTDVMARGIDIPEVDWVLQWDPPSNASAFVHRVGRTARQGNQGSALLLLLENEEAYVSFIETNQRVKLHPVDNLAPDENIEAVREQIRDVLKKDRAIMEKATQAFVSHIRAYSKHECSLLLKVKELPLGAVAATYGLLQLPKMPELKNRDLSDFPQVPDFDINSVPYKDKIRENVRFQKLEQYKVTGVWPGHKQKFVKKPTEAWSLTKQKKEERKNKRQKRKERKEKLAQSEQPKKKKRKGISDEDLEELKKDVALLKKLKKKKISNEDYEKDIGLC, encoded by the exons atgttaaaGAATTGGAATGATTTAGATGTAGAACTTCACTCAGAGGTAAAATGTGGAATTGAATCACTAAAGTTTCCTACTATGACACCAGTGCAAGCGTACACTATACCTCAGCTTTTAAAGAAGAAAGATGTTGCAGCTGAAGCAGTTACTG gTTCTGGAAAGACTCTGGCATTCCTAATACCAATATTACAAATAATGAAGCAAAGAGAAACTGAAGAAAAATGGGGGAAACATCAAGTAGGGGCAGTTGTCTTATCTCCAACAAGAGAATTAGCCTTGCAAACAAGAGATGTACTTGATAAACTGTTAGTCGATGTTAAA AATATATCCAATATTTTATTGGTTGGAGGAAATAGTGTTGAAGAAGATGTAAATAATTTCAAATCACATGGAGGAAATATTATAATTTGTACTCCTGGCAGACTAGAAGATTTGTTAACTAGGAAATATGATTTAAACCTTCCAAAATCATTAAAGAGTTTG GAAATCCTTATTTTAGATGAGGCTGATAGACTTTTAGATTTAGGCTTTCAAAAGTCCATTGACACAATTTTAAGTTATTTGCCTAGGCAACGAAGGACAGGCTTATTCTCAGCTACCCAGACAAAAGAGGTTGAAAATTTAATAAGGGCCGGATTGAGGAATCCAGTACTAGTCAGTGTTTCTGCTAAAGCTACTCAAAGCACACCAGATTTGTTGAATAACTATTATATGGTTACAAAGAATAATG GAAAGCTTGCAAACCTAATAAACTTCATCGAgagtaaaaatttacaaaaagcgCTGTTATTTCTACCAACATGTGCTTGTGTTGACTATTGGTCACATATTTTTCCTTACATTGTACCCAAAAAGTTGAATCTACCGATTCTTGCCATACATGGAAAAATGAAGGATAAAAGGAAAAAGATCTTAGAAAAATTTAGAACAGCAGACAAAGCTTTGTTGTTATGCACAGACGTTATGGCTCGAGGGATTGATATACCAGAG GTGGATTGGGTACTTCAGTGGGATCCTCCATCAAATGCCAGTGCTTTTGTACACAGGGTCGGAAGAACTGCTCGCCAAGGGAATCAAGGTTCTGCTCTGCTGCTTCTATTGGAAAATGAGGAAGCCTATGTGTCATTTATTGAAACCAATCAAAGAGTTAAACTGCATCCTGTAGATAACTTAGCTCCCGATGAAAAC ATTGAAGCCGTAAGAGAACAAATTCGAGATGTATTAAAAAAGGACCGAGCTATTATGGAAAAAGCAACCCAGGCGTTTGTTTCCCATATTCGAGCTTATTCAAAACATGAATGCTCCTTATTATTAAAAGTCAAA gAATTGCCTTTAGGTGCTGTAGCAGCAACTTATGGTCTACTTCAATTACCCAAGATGCCAGAATTGAAAAATAGGGACTTATCAGATTTTCCGCAAGTACCTGACTTCGACATCAATAGTGTCCCATACAAAGATAAAATTAGAGAAAACGTACGGTTTCAGAAATTAGAGCAATATAAAGTAACAG ggGTGTGGCCTggacataaacaaaaatttgttaaaaaaccGACAGAAGCATGGTCCTTGACAAAGCAAAAAAAGGAGGAGAGAAAGAACAAACGAcaaaagagaaaagaaagaaaggAAAAATTGGCACAGAGTGAACAACCCAAAAAGAAAAAGCGGaaag